The genomic stretch TGTTGTGGAGAAAAATTGCTAGCTTAACAATCTAGTGTGAGCAATCGCCCAGCTCAATCAATGGTATGTACCCCGTTCCGTTGTCGAACGAAGTTATTTTCCATTGACGCAGGTTAAGTAATGGCAAGCTTCATACGGAGAAGCTGAGACGATGAACTTATAGTTTCCTCTTTGCTTCTCTGTTTGCATTCCTAGCCGAAGACTAGTCAATCTGGAATTCCCACTGTCATTCATATTTCGAGGGACAAGAGGTTTTAAACTGCCAGGAAGGGATTTGCTTATGAAAACGGAAATGCTTTCGGAACTAACAACTCAATTGCTATCTTTTGCGGTTGGAGTGATTGAAAGCAGGAGGCCTTCGTTACAAATTGTTAGTTCAACTATTCGATGATGTACATACGAGGCGAGGATACACGAGATTTGCTCCTTCATATGACTTAAAATATACTCATATAGTTACTCATACCAAGCATCATATTGAAACTATCATCACTAAATTGAATGTAATAGGCAGACGTGAGCCGTAATCTTCCAGACGTGGCACCACAGACTTTTGTTTTTGCGATAGAGCACACCAAATTAGACGTAGGGCCCTACGTAGTCagtagggcgccaatcatcgtatggaaaaaaagtgaccagaaaatttcaacaaaaaaaaccctatacaaaaacaccctgtgcaaaatttcagctcaatcggactcaaaatggggtggcgcaaagcgattgaagtttggcttttttgaaaaccgaaaaatcacccaagggggagggggggggtacgtgaaatttcggttttcgaaaaaaaatttttgatgccaaatgacttaaaaacgcatgaaacgtcgagaattggtgtcgtGTTTCTTTCAACTTTTTAAATGAGCACACGTCGAGTGAATATTGGCTGGGACCGATGTCGAATTGTTGAAATTGTTGACGTGTTGCGATGCTACAACTGCTCAGAGTACGGCCATATCTCTGCTAAATGCAGCAAACCAGCATGTTGCCCTAAATGCGCTGAAAACCATACTGTCGACAAATGCGAATCAGTATCGCAGAAATGTGTTAATTGCCATCTTTTCAACAAAAAGCGTGATCCGGCTACCGAGAGCGAACTCAACGATAACCACGCATCCTGGAGTTCTATCTGCCCTCTATACAAGACACAAGTGAACAGGTCGAAACTAAGAATCGACTACTCTACGTAGCAATTAGCTCCCCTAAGCAGTCTGGCCAATCAACCGAATTTTCATCGCTCGCTGGGACGCAATGAGACTAGCATCATGGGAACTCCTGACCCCCTCCCCACTGCAGTCGAGCTATTCCTGCCTGCGCACATCAGTCGTCCCGGCCCTGCGTGTGGACGTGGGGAACGGAGTTCCCAAAATACGCTTTTAGGCAAGTATAATCCTGATTGTAATTATTCCTCCGCTGATTCGCTCTGCGCTTCCAGTGTACCTGCTGCAGACTCACTGCCGCGTGACGATCAACCTGCGGATCAACACCTGCGAGATATTATTACCGAAGTTGGACAACCGTTGCTCGCGATTCCACATTCTGCTAGCCCGGGACGCACGTCACACAGTAGCATGGTAGCCCTGGACCCACCTAGCTCAGCGTTGCCTAATGCCAGTACCAGCAATCTTCAGCTCACACGTTCCTGCCATCTTAGTCGTCCCGGCTCTGAGTCTAGCGCTGGGGTCAGGGCTTACCAAGCTGCCGCTCACGGCAAGTATTTCTCTTTTTACGACGTTACTCAGCCTGATGCCGTTCCCACTTCCAGACTAGCTCCAGCCGATCCAGCATCACAAATCCTGCTTTACTACCAGAACACCGGCGGCATCAACATGTCCATTGCTGACTACCAGCTAGCATGCAACGACGCTTGCTATGATATTTATGCTTTCACCGAAACCTGGCTGAACAACAACACTCTATCACATCAACTTTTCAACGAAACGTATTCCGTTCAGTTCACAACAGTTCACAACAGCAACAAGAGCAGTGGTGGTGGAGTTCTCCTAGCTGTTCGCTCCAGCTTCAAATCTCGTCTATTGAAACCTCCTGAGGACTTAACGGTAGAGCACCTGTGGGTGGCGATTTCAATGCTTACTGGCACTCTGTTTGTTTGCGTAATATACGTGCCTCCCGATCGCGTCAACGACTGTACCCTAATAGAAAAGCACACTCTTTCTCTGGAATGGGTCGTTTCACAAATGGGAGCTACAGACAACATTGTCATTTTGGGCGACTTCAACCTTAGTACAATATCATGGCTTCACGGCAGTAACAACTTCCGGTTCCCAGATAACTCTCGTTCATCGATCAGGCCAGCATCGTTAGTCCTACTCGATGCGTACTCTTCTGCTAGGCTCCGGCAAGTGAACGGCACTATGAACGCCAACAACCGTTTGCTCGACTTGTGCTTCATCAGCGAGGAGCTGGGACATAGCTGTTCACTTTTACAAGCTCCGGCACCGCTTGTAAAAAATTGCAGACATCATCCACCTCTGCTAATGACGTTAGAACTACTTCCTGAGCATCATTTTGAAGCAATCGCTGAAACCGTTCACTACGACTTTTACAACACTGATTTTGAGGGAATGAAAAACCTTATAGCTGGTGTTGACTGGACTACATCTCTTAGCGGTGACGATGTTAACTCCGCAGCATCGACTATGAGTAACATTCTTATTTATGCAATTGATCGGATTGTGCCTAAAAAACTTACCCGTGAGCAGCCACATCCAAGTTGGTCAAACTCAGAGCTGAGACGCTTGAAGAGACTTAAAAGGGCGGCACTAAAGAAATATAGTAAACGTCGAACCGATTTGTCGAAAGCTGAATACTTACGCGCCAACACTGCATATAAACGCCTCAATAGTGCTTTGTACAACAACTACCAGTTTAATCTGCAGAATCGACTGAAAACGAACCCCAAAAAATTCTGGAGCTATGTGAACAAACAGCGCAAAGAATTTGAGCTGCCTTCTAGTATGACCAACGGGACCGACAATGTTGACACCGTCGAAGGTATCGCTGACCTATTTCGCACGCAATTTTACAGCGTATTCTCCGCTGAAAATGTAAACGACCAGACATTGCGAATGCCACTAATAATTTGCCTACCATGAGAATGCTCGGCTCTCCGTTCGTCATTGATAGAGACATGGTGATTGCAGCCGGGAACCagatgaaaatatcaaacggATACGGCCCTGACGGCATTCCTTCTCTAATTTTAAAACGATGCTTAAATTTGCTTGCTACACCTTTGGCCAAGGTCTTCAATTTATCCTTGACGACGGGCGTCTTTCCCGAATGCTGGGAGAATTCCTTCATCTTTCCCATCCACAAGAAAGGATGCAAGCGGACCGTTTCTAACTATCGCGGTATAACTATCGCGTCGCTTAGTTCTGTCTCAAAgctgtttgaaaaaaatgttctttCCAAATTGACTAATGATTGTTCGCACGCCATCTCCCTGGACCAGCATAGATTCATGCCTAAGCGCTCGACGACGACTAATTTGATTACTTTTACATCGTTCATTATACGAGAGATTGAACACGGTAATCAAGTGGACGCTGTATATACCGACCTTTCCGCAGCTTTCGACAGAGTAAATCACGAGATTGCTTTAGCGAAATTCGACAAAATCGGAATGAACGACAATTTGCTTTCTTGGCTGCGCTCCTACCTCACTGGAAGAACCATGGCTGTTAAGCTCGGCGATTATACGTCGTTTCCGTTTCCCGTTACATCCGGCGTTCCTCAAGGCAGTCACCTTGGGCCATTCCTTTTTCTGCTGTTCATGAACGA from Wyeomyia smithii strain HCP4-BCI-WySm-NY-G18 chromosome 3, ASM2978416v1, whole genome shotgun sequence encodes the following:
- the LOC129727505 gene encoding uncharacterized protein LOC129727505; its protein translation is MVALDPPSSALPNASTSNLQLTRSCHLSRPGSESSAGVRAYQAAAHGKYFSFYDVTQPDAVPTSRLAPADPASQILLYYQNTGGINMSIADYQLACNDACYDIYAFTETWLNNNTLSHQLFNETYSVQFTTVHNSNKSSGGGVLLAVRSSFKSRLLKPPEDLTVEHLWVAISMLTGTLFVCVIYVPPDRVNDCTLIEKHTLSLEWVVSQMGATDNIVILGDFNLSTISWLHGSNNFRFPDNSRSSIRPASLVLLDAYSSARLRQVNGTMNANNRLLDLCFISEELGHSCSLLQAPAPLVKNCRHHPPLLMTLELLPEHHFEAIAETVHYDFYNTDFEGMKNLIAGVDWTTSLSGDDVNSAASTMSNILIYAIDRIVPKKLTREQPHPSWSNSELRRLKRLKRAALKKYSKRRTDLSKAEYLRANTAYKRLNSALYNNYQFNLQNRLKTNPKKFWSYVNKQRKEFELPSSMTNGTDNVDTVEGIADLFRTQFYSVFSAENVNDQTLRMPLIICLP